The Janthinobacterium lividum genome has a window encoding:
- a CDS encoding response regulator — protein MDVVSIVGRDAAVLAFSRAFPAAPIRVDERDYFEYHRRHPDGGMHVSAPVQNKGNGVWTFYISRRISGPDGRFLGVVLVGLSCDFFSKFFQSTSIGEHTAFSLYRSDYTLLARWPAVPALMGRRDLTGSTYRLLEQGKTDGVLQVDSPRAADRLAGIRLVRDYPLAINVTITDDTYLAGWRRMLRTMGGAAVVSLLLLAGAIALILALLRRQGRGAAMALALQTRAEAAHVAKPPAPEIAPSSESAPGARILLVEDTALNRQLVCLQLGGRGYCIETAENGALGLQALAAQQYDLVLMDCMMPVMDGYQACQALRAREAASGAPRLPVIALTAGVTGDDRQRCVAAGMDDYLPKPFTAAQLRAMVEHWLAR, from the coding sequence GTGGACGTGGTATCCATCGTCGGCCGCGATGCGGCCGTGCTGGCTTTCAGCCGCGCCTTTCCCGCGGCGCCCATCCGCGTCGACGAGCGCGATTACTTCGAATATCACCGGCGCCACCCGGATGGCGGCATGCATGTCAGCGCGCCCGTGCAAAACAAGGGCAATGGCGTCTGGACCTTCTATATCAGCCGGCGCATCAGCGGCCCGGACGGTCGCTTCCTGGGCGTGGTGTTGGTCGGCCTGTCGTGCGACTTCTTCAGCAAATTCTTCCAGAGCACCAGCATCGGCGAACACACGGCCTTTTCCCTGTACCGCAGCGACTACACGCTGCTAGCCCGCTGGCCGGCCGTGCCCGCCTTGATGGGCCGGCGCGACCTGACGGGCAGCACCTACCGCCTGCTGGAACAGGGCAAGACCGATGGCGTGCTGCAGGTGGACTCGCCGCGCGCGGCCGACCGCCTGGCTGGCATACGGCTGGTGCGCGACTACCCGCTGGCCATCAACGTGACCATAACGGACGATACCTACCTGGCGGGCTGGCGGCGCATGTTGCGCACCATGGGCGGCGCGGCCGTGGTCAGCCTGCTCCTGCTGGCCGGGGCCATCGCGCTGATCCTGGCCCTGCTGCGGCGCCAGGGGCGCGGCGCGGCCATGGCACTGGCGCTGCAAACGCGCGCGGAAGCGGCGCATGTCGCCAAGCCGCCGGCGCCAGAGATAGCGCCGTCATCCGAATCGGCGCCGGGCGCACGCATCCTGCTGGTCGAGGATACGGCGCTGAACCGCCAGTTGGTGTGCCTGCAGCTGGGCGGCCGCGGCTACTGCATCGAGACGGCCGAGAACGGCGCGCTGGGCCTGCAAGCCCTGGCCGCGCAGCAGTACGACCTGGTCCTGATGGATTGCATGATGCCAGTCATGGACGGCTACCAGGCGTGCCAGGCCCTGCGCGCCCGCGAAGCGGCCAGCGGCGCACCGCGCCTGCCCGTCATCGCCCTCACGGCCGGCGTCACCGGGGACGACCGGCAGCGCTGCGTGGCGGCCGGCATGGACGATTATCTGCCCAAGCCCTTTACGGCCGCCCAGTTGCGCGCGATGGTGGAGCACTGGCTGGCGCGCTAG
- a CDS encoding Hpt domain-containing protein, translating to MPAYRHIDPAVLFQATGHDLEMFRALSQTYLDTSPAMFARVEQAVRGGAAQAIVHSCHTLRGSVALLGASALVAHLAELEQLVRHQGVAASGWLAETAALVGEVEQEVRRSLLDYTGAQA from the coding sequence ATGCCAGCCTATCGCCACATCGATCCTGCCGTGCTGTTCCAGGCCACCGGCCACGACCTGGAGATGTTCCGTGCCCTGTCGCAGACCTACCTGGACACGTCGCCGGCCATGTTTGCGCGCGTCGAGCAAGCCGTGCGCGGCGGCGCGGCGCAAGCCATCGTGCATAGCTGCCACACCTTGCGCGGCAGCGTGGCCCTGCTGGGCGCCAGCGCCCTGGTGGCGCACCTGGCAGAACTCGAGCAACTGGTGCGCCACCAGGGCGTGGCGGCATCGGGCTGGCTGGCGGAAACGGCAGCGCTGGTCGGCGAAGTGGAGCAAGAGGTACGCCGCAGCCTGCTTGACTACACGGGCGCGCAGGCATGA
- a CDS encoding response regulator, with amino-acid sequence MTYHTDAAAVRRRLIEWLFLLLGLLIVAAALAYAHLAEASRHDAAERERLSVLTALLAKNIEVDLATTNLVLDGVIRDYLAAGAAPDAGLALPRRLAALVDAMPGVRTMLVIDASGKAVATSIPELSEQDFSRRSYFQTARDAPDARMLYISAPFLSFKRDLVITASRMVQDRQGRFAGVVVATFDPEYFTAKFRTAMYATDVWAVVVHGDGRQFLNYPARSANGGNVDLPGSFLRRFRDSGFQAGVLSGVEIAGAGASSAPRVMAMETIAPAALHMDRALIIGLSREEAAIAAPLRQQALGYIVCFAMLALACASLLFWSQRRRRQHAAWQVEQERERQAMQAMSDSETRFRTLIEDAPVAIAILRHGRFVYSNPRYRHLHGYAPEDDLSGLPWRAMLTSASQVALASIEALIEADSASEQMFEAVGLDKQGRPVPTLKTSTRVMLKDGPATLIFAQDISAQKQAEAAMLLARDGAEAANRSKAEFLANMSHEIRSPLNAILGMAWLLERGRLDEEGLLMTRRIRAAGQSLLGIINDVLDVSKIEAGHMTIEQAPFRLAEVIEKIAASMGVAAHDKPIAVRIGPLPDGIDHVLGDALRLEQVLVNLGSNAIKFTPQGTVELLTTLESRDGDAVVLRFCVRDTGIGIAPSVQETIFSAFAQADSSTTRRFGGTGLGLTICRQLVRLMGGTLQLKSGLGQGSAFSFTVPLQLMPAGALSSPDMQGLHVLLADDNADTREAVGAVARGLGWSVHAVSGGQAARDYALACAEGARPGVVVLAARMPDLDGVATARALREHLPPQDCPVIILAASGAPATAATRRRTDPASAADAILNEPVTASSLYNATMEARQQRARAAGLDASLVPLEERQLAGVRVLVVDDSEINRDVVRHILFDQGAVPSFACDGQQALDWLLAHPADVDLVLMDVQMPVMDGLEATRALRQLPQFQDLPVVALTAGAFQTQRTAALAAGVNHFISKPFDVPRTIALIARVHRRHAQGLPAMAEGTMPVPPSSAAPAIDLAQGMAQWLDEVPYRQNLSRFGNTYSNTVGAMRALLAANARGDAAALAHKLAGVAGSLALPATLHAAQHAEQLLHTGDDAAAALDTLEQALAHAIDAVAAFTAQTPPPGQAAMSETQHGRACQ; translated from the coding sequence ATGACTTACCACACAGATGCGGCGGCAGTGCGCAGGCGCTTGATCGAATGGCTGTTTTTGCTCCTGGGGCTGCTGATCGTGGCTGCCGCCCTCGCCTACGCGCACCTGGCAGAAGCGTCGCGGCACGATGCGGCCGAGCGTGAACGGCTCAGCGTGCTGACGGCGCTGCTGGCAAAAAATATCGAAGTCGACCTGGCGACGACCAACCTGGTGCTCGACGGCGTGATCCGCGACTATCTTGCCGCCGGCGCCGCGCCCGACGCCGGACTCGCCCTGCCCCGGCGCCTGGCCGCGCTGGTCGATGCCATGCCCGGCGTGCGCACCATGCTGGTCATCGATGCCAGCGGCAAGGCGGTCGCCACCAGCATCCCGGAACTGTCGGAGCAGGATTTTTCGCGCCGCAGCTACTTCCAGACGGCGCGCGACGCCCCGGATGCGCGCATGCTGTATATCTCGGCGCCTTTCCTGTCCTTCAAGCGGGATCTGGTCATCACGGCGTCGCGCATGGTGCAGGACCGGCAAGGCCGCTTTGCCGGCGTCGTGGTGGCCACCTTCGACCCCGAATACTTCACGGCCAAGTTCCGCACCGCCATGTATGCCACCGATGTCTGGGCCGTGGTCGTACATGGCGACGGCCGGCAATTCCTGAACTATCCGGCCAGGAGCGCCAATGGCGGCAATGTGGACCTGCCCGGCAGCTTCCTGCGGCGCTTCCGCGACAGCGGCTTTCAGGCGGGCGTGCTGAGCGGCGTCGAGATTGCCGGTGCCGGCGCCTCCAGCGCTCCCCGCGTCATGGCGATGGAGACGATTGCCCCTGCCGCGCTGCACATGGACCGCGCCCTGATCATCGGCCTGAGCCGCGAAGAGGCGGCCATCGCCGCGCCGCTGCGGCAACAGGCGCTGGGCTACATCGTCTGCTTTGCCATGCTGGCGCTGGCCTGCGCCAGCCTGCTGTTCTGGAGCCAGCGGCGGCGCCGGCAACATGCCGCCTGGCAGGTGGAACAGGAAAGGGAGCGCCAGGCCATGCAAGCCATGTCCGACAGCGAAACACGCTTTCGCACCTTGATCGAAGATGCGCCCGTGGCGATCGCCATCCTGCGCCACGGTCGCTTCGTATATTCCAATCCGCGCTACCGCCACCTGCATGGCTATGCCCCCGAGGATGACCTGAGCGGCCTGCCCTGGCGCGCCATGCTCACGTCCGCCTCGCAAGTCGCGCTGGCAAGCATCGAAGCGCTGATCGAGGCCGATTCGGCCAGCGAACAGATGTTTGAAGCCGTCGGCCTGGACAAGCAGGGCCGGCCCGTGCCCACCCTCAAGACCAGCACGCGCGTGATGCTCAAGGATGGACCGGCCACCTTGATCTTTGCCCAGGATATTTCCGCACAAAAGCAGGCCGAGGCCGCCATGCTGCTGGCGCGCGATGGCGCCGAAGCGGCCAACCGCAGCAAGGCGGAATTCCTCGCCAACATGAGCCATGAAATCCGCTCGCCGCTCAACGCCATCCTCGGCATGGCCTGGCTGCTGGAACGGGGGCGCCTGGATGAAGAAGGACTGCTGATGACGCGCAGGATTCGCGCGGCCGGCCAGTCCCTGCTGGGCATCATCAACGACGTGCTGGACGTCTCGAAAATCGAGGCGGGCCACATGACCATCGAACAGGCGCCGTTCCGCCTGGCCGAGGTGATCGAGAAGATTGCCGCCAGCATGGGCGTTGCCGCGCACGACAAGCCCATCGCTGTGCGGATCGGGCCACTGCCCGATGGCATCGACCACGTGCTGGGCGACGCGCTGCGGCTGGAACAGGTGCTGGTCAACCTGGGCAGCAATGCCATCAAGTTCACGCCGCAGGGCACGGTCGAGCTGCTGACCACGCTGGAAAGCCGCGACGGCGACGCCGTGGTGCTGCGCTTTTGCGTACGCGACACGGGCATCGGCATCGCCCCCTCGGTGCAGGAAACGATCTTTTCCGCCTTCGCCCAGGCTGACAGCTCCACCACGCGCCGCTTCGGCGGCACGGGCCTGGGCCTGACTATCTGCCGCCAGCTGGTGCGCCTGATGGGCGGCACCCTGCAGCTGAAAAGCGGCCTGGGCCAGGGCAGCGCATTCAGTTTCACGGTGCCGCTACAACTGATGCCCGCCGGCGCCCTCTCCTCGCCCGACATGCAGGGCCTGCATGTCTTGCTAGCCGATGACAACGCCGATACGCGCGAGGCGGTAGGTGCCGTGGCGCGCGGCCTGGGCTGGAGCGTACATGCCGTATCCGGCGGCCAGGCGGCACGCGATTATGCGCTGGCCTGCGCCGAGGGCGCGCGGCCCGGCGTCGTGGTGCTGGCCGCGCGCATGCCGGACCTGGACGGAGTAGCCACGGCGCGCGCGCTGCGCGAGCACCTGCCGCCGCAGGACTGCCCCGTCATCATCCTGGCGGCCAGCGGCGCGCCAGCGACAGCAGCAACGCGGCGACGCACCGACCCGGCCAGTGCCGCCGATGCCATCCTCAACGAACCGGTGACCGCGTCCAGCCTGTACAACGCGACGATGGAGGCGCGCCAGCAGCGCGCCAGGGCCGCCGGCCTGGATGCCAGCCTTGTCCCGCTGGAAGAACGCCAGCTGGCCGGCGTGCGCGTGCTGGTGGTCGACGACAGCGAGATCAACCGCGACGTAGTCAGGCATATCCTGTTCGACCAGGGGGCCGTGCCCTCGTTCGCCTGCGATGGCCAGCAAGCGCTGGACTGGCTGCTGGCCCACCCCGCCGACGTCGACCTCGTGCTGATGGATGTGCAAATGCCCGTCATGGATGGCCTGGAGGCGACGCGCGCGCTGCGCCAGTTGCCGCAGTTTCAGGACTTGCCCGTGGTGGCGCTGACGGCCGGCGCCTTCCAGACACAGCGCACGGCGGCACTGGCAGCGGGCGTGAACCATTTCATCAGCAAACCGTTCGACGTGCCGCGGACCATCGCCCTGATCGCGCGCGTGCACCGGCGTCACGCGCAAGGGCTGCCGGCCATGGCGGAAGGAACGATGCCCGTGCCGCCGAGCAGTGCGGCGCCCGCGATCGACCTGGCGCAAGGGATGGCGCAGTGGCTCGATGAAGTGCCCTACCGCCAAAACCTGTCGCGCTTTGGCAACACCTACAGCAACACGGTCGGCGCCATGCGCGCATTGCTGGCGGCCAATGCGCGCGGCGATGCCGCCGCGCTGGCGCACAAGCTGGCCGGCGTGGCCGGCAGCCTGGCCCTGCCCGCCACCCTGCATGCGGCCCAGCATGCCGAACAGCTGCTGCACACCGGCGACGATGCGGCCGCGGCGCTCGACACACTGGAACAGGCGCTGGCGCACGCCATCGATGCCGTCGCCGCCTTCACGGCACAGACGCCGCCGCCCGGCCAGGCGGCCATGTCAGAAACTCAACATGGCCGCGCATGCCAATGA